A window of Candidatus Eisenbacteria bacterium genomic DNA:
CCCGACTTCCTGGGCGCGGCGGACCTGGCGGAGGTGCGGCGCGTGCTCGGCTTCTACCTCGGAACGCACGCCGGCCGGAACGACTTCGAGGGCACGCGCACCGAGCGGGTGTACACGCTCGTCGCCCGCGGGCGCGTGTTCTGGCGGATCGTGCTCGACGCCCGCGTGATGGCGCTGTGCGAGCGGTTCCTCCTGCCGGGGTTCCTGTTGACCGCGAGCCAGGCGATCCAGATCAACCCCGGCGAGACGCCGCAGCCCTTCCACACCGATGACGCGTTCTACGTGCTGCCGCGGCCGCGTCCGATGGTGTCGCTCTCGACCATCGTGGCGGTCGACGCGTTCACCGCCGAGAACGGCGGCACCGAGGTCGTCCCGGAAAGCCATCGCTGGGACGATCGGAAGCTCGCGGGATCCTTCGACACCGGCGCCGAGGGCTCGGCGCGCGAAGCCGTCGACGCGGAGTTCGAGCGCCTGGCGCGCCCGGTCACGATGCCGGCCGGCGGTTGCATCGTGTTCGCCGGCACGCTCCTCCACCGCGGCGGCCGCAATCGCGGCACGACGTCTCGCTGCGCTTTCTCGAACCAGTACTGCGAGCCGTGGGCGCGCCAGCAGGAGAACTTCACCCTCGGCGTCCCCTTCGAGGTGGCGCGCGAGATGCCGGATCGCCTCCAGGAGCTCCTCGGCTACTCGATCCACCCGCCCTTCATGGGGCAGCTGAGCGCCAGCCACCCGCGCAAGGCGCTGGCCCCCGACTACGTCGTCCCCGTCGTCGAGCAGGCGCGCGCCGCGGGTGCGAAGCTTCCCGAGTAGCGGCCGCCGCTCTCAGGGATACTTGAGGCCGTTCTTCGCCGAGGTGAACGCCTGCACGGCCGCCGAGCAGCTGTTCTGGTCGACTCCACCCGTGGTCGACTGGAAGCCGACGGTGACCTGTATCGTTCCAGCCGGCGGCGTGGTGAACTCCACCTTCTTGCCCTTGGAGCCGAAGACCACCTTCCCGTTCGACTTGACCTTCACCCGCATGTCGCCGATGCCGCGCGCGGTCGGAGTCGGGGTCGGGCTCATCATCGACCAGAACTTGAACTCCCCGTGCTTCTTCATGAACTTGCCCGCCGGCACGTAGGCGCACAGTATCTCGCCGGTGCCCGTCTGCCGGATCTGCAGGTAGACGTTCTGCGTGAGCGGATCGATGCGCGAGGCGAGGCCCGCGGTCGCGAGCGTCGAGGTGAGCTTCATGAAGCTCTGGTCCGCGCCCTTGGGGCGGAAGCGTCCATGCTTCAGGCTCATCGGGAAGACCGAGACGTCACCGCAGCAGTCGGGATCCTCGAAGTCGACGAGCCCGTCGCCGTCGTTGTCGATGCAGTCGCCGCAGATCTCCTGGGGCGGCTCGCAGCGTCCGTCCACGCAGAGGAAGTCGCCGGGGCCGCCGTTGTTGCAGTCCTCGTTCGTGGTGCACTCGGGCTGACACGTCCCGCCGAGGCAGAGCTGACCCTCCGGACAGTCGGCGTCGTCGTTGCAGCCGGTGTGGCAGGTGCCGTCGAGACAGATCTGACCATCGGGGCAATCCTGGTCCGTCGTGCACTCGGGGAGCGTCGTCGAGGTGGTGGAGGTGGTCGACGGCGTGGTGGTCGTCGACGTCGTCGTGGTCGCCGGGCCGACCGTCGTGGTGGTCGTCGGGGCGACGGTCGTCGTGGTCGTGGTCGGCCGGGGCACGCAGTGGCCGTCGATGCAGATGAAGGCGCCGTCGGGCGAGCCGTCGTTGCAATCGGCGTCGGTCATGCACTCGAGCGTCGTCGTCGACGTGGACGTGGTGGTGGTCGTGATGGCGGCGGTCGTGGTCGTGGGCGCCGTCGTGCTGGTGGTGGTCGTCGTCGGGCCCTCGGTCGTGGTGGTCGTCGGGCCGACGGTCGTCGTGGTCGTGGTCGGCCGGGGCACGCAATGGCCGTCGACGCAGATGAAGGCGCCGTCGGGCGAGCCGTTGTTGCAGTCGGCGTCAGTCATGCACTCGAGCGTCGTCGTCGACGTGCTGGTCGTGGGCGTGGTGGTCGTGCTGGTGCTGGTCGACGTCGACGTACTGGTACTGGTCGAGGTCGACGTCGAGCTCGAGGTGCTGGTGCTCGTGCTGGTCGAGGTGGAGGTGCTGGTCGACGTGCTGGTGGTGCTCGTGGTCGTGCTGGTCGACGTCGTCGTGGGATGGTTCGGCACGCACCTGCAGTCGACGCACACGAGCTGTTCGGCGGCACGGCCGAGTCGCAGGAGGGCCAGCTCCTCGTCCGAGCAGTCCTCGTCGATCTCGCACTCCTCGTCGGGGCTCACGATGTCGTCGCCGCACACGCCCGGCAGAGCGGGTCCGATGGTCACGCTTCGAAGGTTGATGTCCTTCGCGACGAACTGACCCTCGAGGTTCGAGCCGGAATTGGCCTTCAACTGGGCGTTCGGTGCGCAGATGAGACCTTCCACCTGGTCCCGGCGCGAGAACTTGACGCTCTTGCCGTCGACGAACCACCGGATCTCACTCGGCATCGGCGGGCTGGTGGCGCCGGCATCGGCTCCGATGGTGACGTTGTTGCCGACGTTCACCGCGTCCTCGACGTTCACCGTGGACGGACCCTGGAAGAGCGCGCGCGCCTCCTGCGACAGTTTCACGTCGCAGAAGGTGTACGTGCCGTTCAGGATCACGGTCCCAGCGGGGCCGCTTCCTCCGCCGTCGACGGTGAGATCGCCGTAGGTCCCCGGTGCGAGGTTCAGTGTGGCGCCCTTGGCGACTCTCACCGAGGCGCTCGAGTTGCAGTGCGGGAACGGGCTCGGATAGTGGCAGGCGACCGGCACGTTCGCGATGAGCGGGACGGGGACCGCAACGCCGATCACCTGCGGGCAGAGCGCAGACGAGCCTTTGACCGTGTTCGCGAACATGTCCTCGCAGGTGACCCTCGACTGCACGACCACCTTGTTCGCCGCCATGTCCGACGACGGGGCCAGGATCGTGCGCTCGTTCGTCAGCGTTCCATCGCTCACGCCGAGGTCGCCGTCTGCGATGCTCGCGGAGCGCACCTTCAGGCTGTGGCTGCCGAACAAGACGTAGGTACCGAGGTTCGTGCTCGGTTGCGCGGCGGCCGGGACGGCCGCCATGACCGGCAGAGCGGCGAGCAGAATCGAATATCGGATGAGAGCAGCCGCACGCTGGGTCATGGCCGAGGCCGTACCACGTTGTCCCTCGCCCGCTCCAGTACCTGGAGGGTTCGCGGGTGGCGCAGGCGCGACTCCGAGATGAAGAAACCGCGCAACCCTGCACGACTCCGCCCAGGCATCGAGCAACAGGGCGATACTCTGGCGGCCGGGTCATTCCGGGCGCGGCCTGAGCCCCCCGAAGCCAGTCAGCGCGCGCTGTGACGAACCCGGAAGAGACGCAGCCCGAGCGCGAGGGTCGCCGCGCCGTACGCGACGAGCACGACGATCGGCTGCAGCACGTCGTCGAGTCCCCGCTGGCGCAGGATCAGGTCGTTCAGCCCCCGCATCGCCCACGTCGTGAAGAGCGCCGGCGAGATGCGATCCATCCATTGCGGCTGCATCGACTGTGGCCACCACAGCCCACCCAGCGCCGAGAGCGCCATCACCAACGAGAGGCCGATCGGCAGCGTCTGCTCGCGCGATCGGGCGAGTCCCGCGACCAGCATGCCCGCGGCGACGACGGCGAACACGGCCGCTGCCGTGAGCAGGAGGAACGCCGACGGCGAGGAGCCGAGCGAAACGCCGTACACCCAGTGGCCCCAGGCGAGGAGGAGGAGCATCTGGACGAAGCCGACCACGAAGCGGGCCCCGAGCTTGCCGAGCAGGAGCCGCGTGAAGCCGCTCGGCGCGACGAGCAGGCGCACGAGCGTTCCCCAGTCGCGCTCGTCGTGCATGCTCATCGAGGTGCCGAAGACGACCGCCAGCAGCACGAACATGAGCGCGAAGCCGGGCACGCGCTGCTCGAAGGCGTTGATCGAGAGGCTGCGGCCGGTGAGGTTCTGCTCGCGCATCGTGATCTTGTCCTCGGCGAACGGATCGGCGAGCGCCGCGGCCTCCTTGTCGATCAGGAGGAGCAGGACCTTCACGCCCTGCACGTCGCTGCCCGCCGCGGGGTCGGTCAGGAGCTCGATCTCGGTGGTGTGACCCTGCAGGTAGCGCTTGCTCAACTGCGCCGGAAAGACCATCGCAGCCGCAGCCTCGTGCGTATCGCGCACCATGTGCTCCGCTTCGGCGCGGCTCACCTGCCGGACGTCCGCGTGGTCGGCGAGGAGCTTCGTGAAGGTGGTCGCTACCGGACCACCGTCCTCGTTCACGACCGGTACCCTGAGGCGAGGGCCTTCGTCGCCGTGCAGGATGCTCCCGGCGATGACGGTGATCACCAGGATCGGCATCAGCAGCGAGAAGACGAGCGCGCTGCGATCACGCAGGAAGATGCGCAGGTCGTTGCGGAAGACGGCGAACATGGCGATCAGGATCCTCCCGGCCCGGGCGCACCGACTTTCGCGCGCAGGCGGTCGAGGAGACCCGCGAACGAATCCTTCGCCACGGCATTGTCGAACTGGGCGCGGAAGTTCGTCGCAAGGCTGACGCCTTCCACCTGGATGTCGGTCGCGCGCCAGCCGGCCGGCGTCTTGTGGAGGGTGTAGTCGACGGCGAAGCGATCGCCCGGCGTGACCACCTTCGTGGCGACGCTCGCCGTATCGCCGGACACCTTCTCGTCGCCGAACTCGAAGTCCGGCGCGTCGAAGAGGAGCAGCCGCTGCACGTAGGTGCGGACGAAGAACTCGTGGAAGAGCCGCATGAACTCGTCCACTTCGGCCGGGCTCCGCCCCTGGAGGTGCTTGTCGGCGGCCAGGCGCGCGAGCGCGTCGGTGTCGAGGAAACCACGCATGAGGTCGCTCAGCTCCGCGAGCTTCTGCTTGCGGTCACCGGAACCGCGGACGATCGCGTTGCTGCGGGTGAGCACGTCGCGCGTGAGGGCGAGCGGTCCCAAGACCTCGGTGCCGGACGCCGGCCGGGTGGCCGTGAGGATCGAGAGCGCCATCGCGACGATCGGCGCCGCCGCACGCACCATCAGTCACGCAGCTCCTTGCCGGTCAGCTCGAGGAACACGTCGTCCAGGGTCACCGGCGTGAGCCGGGTGCGGACGATGCCGATCCCGAGCGAAGCGAGGGTCCGGTAGATGCGGGGCAATGCGAGCTGGGCACGCGTCGTGAAGACGCGCAGCTCGTTGCCGATCGACTCGACCTTCTGTACGCCCTCGATCGTCTCGAACGGCGCCAGCGTCTCCGGCGGCTGGTGAAGGCGCAGCTCGATCACCTCGGTCGCATGCGACAGCGCGAGGAGCTGCGGGAGCGTGCCGCACGCCACCACGAGCCCTTCGTCCATGATCGCGATGTGATCGCAGAGGTCCTCGGCCTCCTCGAGATAGTGCGTCGTGTAGAGAATGGTCGTTCCGCGGGCGCGCAGCGCGCGCACGGCGTCGAAGATGTGCGCGCGCGACTGTGGATCGACGCCGGCCGTCGGTTCGTCGAGGAGGACGAGCTTCGGGCCGTTCACGAGCGCGCAGCCGAGGTTGAGACGCCGGCGCATGCCGCCGGAAAACGTCGCGACGCGATCGTCCTTGCGGGCGGTGAGGCCCACCGCCTCGAGCGCCTCGGCGACCCGCTGGCGCCGTTCCCACCGCCGCACGCCGTAGAGCTCCGCGAAGAAACGCAGGTTCTCCTCGGCCGTGAGGGTCGGGTAGAGCGCCTCCTCCTGGGGCGCGACGTTCACCAGGCGGCGCACCGCGTGCACGTCGTTCACGACGTGCTTGCCGTGCACCCACGCGTCGCCGCCGGTCGGGCGCAGGCGGGTCGAGATCATGGAGAGGAGCGTCGTCTTGCCGGCGCCGTTCGGGCCGAGGAGCCCGAAGATCTGCGCTTCGCCGATCTCGAGAGACACCCCACGCACGACCTCGCGATCAGCGTAGCTCCGGCGCAGCTCGCGCAGCACGACGGCCGACGACACCGCGCGCAGCTCGGGTCGCACGCGGTCGGGAACGACGAGAGGGCGTACGGAGGTGGTCACGTCGGATCCTCGAGCGCCACGGTCACGACTTGGTTCGTGACGTGCGCGGTGTCAGGCGCTTCGTCGCGCGCCGCCCACATCCACTCTTTGTCGCGGTCGGCCATGGCTCGCTCGATCGTCTGATGCCGGCGCTGCAGGTAGCCGTTTCGGGCCGCGCTGTAGAGGTCGATGACGCTCTCCTCGACGTTGTCGTACAGCTGCATGTTGAGGGAGCGCTCGTTCACGGCCGACACGATCGAGCGGGTGAGGCCGACGAAGAACGGGGTCGTGACCAGGTACGACAGCGGATCGAGGAGGGAATCGAGCCCGCGGCCGATCGCGTCCCGAACCGTCGTGGGCGGGAGGGTCGGGAGCACGAGGAAGGGGCCGGGCCCGACGCCGAGGAGCGCGAGCGTCTCTCCGGCGTCCGCCTCGCTGGGATCGAGATGGAACTCGGAGGCGATGTCCATGACGCCCGCGACCCCGATGGTGGTGTTCACGAAGAAGCGCGCCAGCTCGCGCCCGGCACCCAGGGGACGCGCCTGCAACAGGTTGTTCACGAAGCGGCGCGGCATGTCGATGTTGTTGAGAACACGGGCGACGCTGCGCCGGGCGATCGGAGGCGTGACCGCTGCCCATCCGGTGGCGAGCGGCTTCACGATCCAGCGGTCGAGGACGTCGTGGTTGAAGTCGAACATCGCCTCGTTGAACGGCTGCCAGGGATCGTAGTCCTCCTGGAGAACGGCATCGTCCGGCCCGGTGTCGATCGCGTTGCGGGCGAGGCCGGACGGGCGGGCGCACCCCGCCATGGCCACGACGACCACGAGCCCCACGAGGGGGCGCAGCGACGGCGCTTTGTGCCTCTGTCGATTCATCGTGGCGGCTCGCGGGGGTCCGATACCCCACCCGTGGCCGATAGGCTCCCCTTATGCTCGTACGACGCCCCCGTGTCGAACGCGGCATGAAGGGCCCGATGAGAGGCAGGGCGTTTGCGCCCGAACGGTTGTTCGAGGAGCGCCCTCTGTGTAGATACCTCGCCCGTCCTGAGACGGGGAGATCCGGCTGCATGCTGCGGGTGCTGACGCTCAATTGCTGGAACGTATCCGAGCCCCTGGACGCGCGTATGGCGATCGTTCGGCGCGGTGTGGCGGAGCTTCGCCCGGACGTCGCGGCCTTCCAGGAGGTCGTCGTCCGTCGCGACGGCTTCGACCAGGGGGTGCTCCTCCTGGACGGCATCGGGTACGCGCGCGCCTTCGGCCCGGCCTTCAGCTGGAGCGACGATGGAATCATGGTCCCTCCCCACGAGCATACCCGCGTCGGCTTCGGCAACCTCATCGCCTCGCGCTGGCCGATCCTGCGGAGCGAGGTGCGGCGCCTGCCCGGACGGGAGGGCGACGAGCCACGGACCGTCCTCGGGGTGATCATCCAGAGCCCCGACGGGAACCTGCCGGTTCTGACGACGCACCTCGACTGCGAGGCCGATCACGGGTGGGTGAGGGAGCGCCAGGTGCAGGTGGTCGACGACTTCGCCCGCGATCTGGCGGCGGAGGCGCACCTTCCGGCGATCGTCATGGGCGACTTCAACGCGCACCCCGATTCCGCCGAGATCCGCTACCTGCGGGGTCTGTCGCCCCTCGACGGGCGGCGAACCTGCTTCCAGGACGCCTGGGAGATCGGCGGTCCCGGTGGACACGGTCACACCTGGGACAACCGCAACCGCTTCGCGACGCTCGATCCGGGTCCCGACGGGCGCCTCGACTACATCTTCGTCGGCGCACCGGACGGTCGGGGGCGCGGCGCCATCGTCTCGGCGCGGCTCGTATTCGAGGATCCGACCGGCGACGTGTTCGCGAGCGACCACTTCGGCCTGTTCGCCGAGATCGACGTCTGAGCGCGGGCGCTCAGGCCGGCGCGGGCACGCCCCAGCGATCCCAGTAGGCGCGATAGCGCTCGCGCTCGACGCGCTCGTCGAGCCCGAACTCCGCCAGCGAGTAGACGTGCGGGCCCTCGGCGTCCTTGCGGTTGCGGCCGAGATGGCGCTGCATCGCCTGCTCCGCC
This region includes:
- a CDS encoding endonuclease/exonuclease/phosphatase family protein; the encoded protein is MLRVLTLNCWNVSEPLDARMAIVRRGVAELRPDVAAFQEVVVRRDGFDQGVLLLDGIGYARAFGPAFSWSDDGIMVPPHEHTRVGFGNLIASRWPILRSEVRRLPGREGDEPRTVLGVIIQSPDGNLPVLTTHLDCEADHGWVRERQVQVVDDFARDLAAEAHLPAIVMGDFNAHPDSAEIRYLRGLSPLDGRRTCFQDAWEIGGPGGHGHTWDNRNRFATLDPGPDGRLDYIFVGAPDGRGRGAIVSARLVFEDPTGDVFASDHFGLFAEIDV
- a CDS encoding ABC transporter ATP-binding protein, which translates into the protein MTTSVRPLVVPDRVRPELRAVSSAVVLRELRRSYADREVVRGVSLEIGEAQIFGLLGPNGAGKTTLLSMISTRLRPTGGDAWVHGKHVVNDVHAVRRLVNVAPQEEALYPTLTAEENLRFFAELYGVRRWERRQRVAEALEAVGLTARKDDRVATFSGGMRRRLNLGCALVNGPKLVLLDEPTAGVDPQSRAHIFDAVRALRARGTTILYTTHYLEEAEDLCDHIAIMDEGLVVACGTLPQLLALSHATEVIELRLHQPPETLAPFETIEGVQKVESIGNELRVFTTRAQLALPRIYRTLASLGIGIVRTRLTPVTLDDVFLELTGKELRD
- a CDS encoding collagen-binding domain-containing protein, which produces MTQRAAALIRYSILLAALPVMAAVPAAAQPSTNLGTYVLFGSHSLKVRSASIADGDLGVSDGTLTNERTILAPSSDMAANKVVVQSRVTCEDMFANTVKGSSALCPQVIGVAVPVPLIANVPVACHYPSPFPHCNSSASVRVAKGATLNLAPGTYGDLTVDGGGSGPAGTVILNGTYTFCDVKLSQEARALFQGPSTVNVEDAVNVGNNVTIGADAGATSPPMPSEIRWFVDGKSVKFSRRDQVEGLICAPNAQLKANSGSNLEGQFVAKDINLRSVTIGPALPGVCGDDIVSPDEECEIDEDCSDEELALLRLGRAAEQLVCVDCRCVPNHPTTTSTSTTTSTTSTSTSTSTSTSTSTSTSSSTSTSTSTSTSTSTSTSTTTTPTTSTSTTTLECMTDADCNNGSPDGAFICVDGHCVPRPTTTTTTVGPTTTTTEGPTTTTTSTTAPTTTTAAITTTTTSTSTTTLECMTDADCNDGSPDGAFICIDGHCVPRPTTTTTTVAPTTTTTVGPATTTTSTTTTPSTTSTTSTTLPECTTDQDCPDGQICLDGTCHTGCNDDADCPEGQLCLGGTCQPECTTNEDCNNGGPGDFLCVDGRCEPPQEICGDCIDNDGDGLVDFEDPDCCGDVSVFPMSLKHGRFRPKGADQSFMKLTSTLATAGLASRIDPLTQNVYLQIRQTGTGEILCAYVPAGKFMKKHGEFKFWSMMSPTPTPTARGIGDMRVKVKSNGKVVFGSKGKKVEFTTPPAGTIQVTVGFQSTTGGVDQNSCSAAVQAFTSAKNGLKYP
- a CDS encoding VacJ family lipoprotein, whose protein sequence is MNRQRHKAPSLRPLVGLVVVVAMAGCARPSGLARNAIDTGPDDAVLQEDYDPWQPFNEAMFDFNHDVLDRWIVKPLATGWAAVTPPIARRSVARVLNNIDMPRRFVNNLLQARPLGAGRELARFFVNTTIGVAGVMDIASEFHLDPSEADAGETLALLGVGPGPFLVLPTLPPTTVRDAIGRGLDSLLDPLSYLVTTPFFVGLTRSIVSAVNERSLNMQLYDNVEESVIDLYSAARNGYLQRRHQTIERAMADRDKEWMWAARDEAPDTAHVTNQVVTVALEDPT
- a CDS encoding ABC transporter substrate-binding protein → MVRAAAPIVAMALSILTATRPASGTEVLGPLALTRDVLTRSNAIVRGSGDRKQKLAELSDLMRGFLDTDALARLAADKHLQGRSPAEVDEFMRLFHEFFVRTYVQRLLLFDAPDFEFGDEKVSGDTASVATKVVTPGDRFAVDYTLHKTPAGWRATDIQVEGVSLATNFRAQFDNAVAKDSFAGLLDRLRAKVGAPGPGGS
- a CDS encoding ABC transporter permease, with the protein product MFAVFRNDLRIFLRDRSALVFSLLMPILVITVIAGSILHGDEGPRLRVPVVNEDGGPVATTFTKLLADHADVRQVSRAEAEHMVRDTHEAAAAMVFPAQLSKRYLQGHTTEIELLTDPAAGSDVQGVKVLLLLIDKEAAALADPFAEDKITMREQNLTGRSLSINAFEQRVPGFALMFVLLAVVFGTSMSMHDERDWGTLVRLLVAPSGFTRLLLGKLGARFVVGFVQMLLLLAWGHWVYGVSLGSSPSAFLLLTAAAVFAVVAAGMLVAGLARSREQTLPIGLSLVMALSALGGLWWPQSMQPQWMDRISPALFTTWAMRGLNDLILRQRGLDDVLQPIVVLVAYGAATLALGLRLFRVRHSAR
- a CDS encoding phytanoyl-CoA dioxygenase family protein gives rise to the protein MATTEAIPPGFDLDGHVRRIEEEGFTIIPDFLGAADLAEVRRVLGFYLGTHAGRNDFEGTRTERVYTLVARGRVFWRIVLDARVMALCERFLLPGFLLTASQAIQINPGETPQPFHTDDAFYVLPRPRPMVSLSTIVAVDAFTAENGGTEVVPESHRWDDRKLAGSFDTGAEGSAREAVDAEFERLARPVTMPAGGCIVFAGTLLHRGGRNRGTTSRCAFSNQYCEPWARQQENFTLGVPFEVAREMPDRLQELLGYSIHPPFMGQLSASHPRKALAPDYVVPVVEQARAAGAKLPE